From Trichoderma atroviride chromosome 1, complete sequence, one genomic window encodes:
- a CDS encoding uncharacterized protein (BUSCO:EOG092D0FF8) → MDRPEPGLVKWSPKASVDSFVHINLQHRVVQLYEPTGHARGGRFDYAKVSRHDDFPPLTTYDWSPENPSLLAVGTGAGIINLLRIDDSSNAYIELGLKMSRTCQAVSFNTTGLLAVGLDRVRMDQSLQVWDVNRLSSVVSLGSKGFPSNWGSLSEPKRAEPSVSVSSIKFFEDSPNVLVVGIKGQGVRIHDLRDPNATLTFHTKCNNNLAIDYADQNYFASSALDHPGVMIWDRRATSRPVASHVYAQAVEEDELPWGGALRLDTVVDTDSDSAAEEKHSLIRSLRYCRDRRGLLAVLSRNGQLKVLETNKELPSSDVVSHEGPELLKVQKSHEMDVSYRDNSRKNDRIVSFDWVTLGSTALRPRLLVLRANGGFDILEQPSNTADHIFKLVPWQSPHRGLEENTPYQDLMHFETAQAPKMLAPIIIEDSLSEVSVFGPDKVNIEASIDKALDPKTPISVTVEVIDEITSPLPESFHKAETIAEKLRILRNYVREETAIPGSPDEGRPHAKDVKRLINSKPGSASISSNGIGSCSEIHEALLGTLASSSGLPREAQCVVDHVKLLRAKEKYLFDAVTNRNVTSDDPWKRFVWDWIGDAERAADDSGMVFSHMDLSYLGVHAIWTNNLGRTPGTRLSAGAPVPDANQWERYIGSYCKKNQLPRFDGVVTKKPHHRQLCLEICSWGDSQNHEPGGLDREADPEYPAGIHTMAASRALFRGDTQLAVDILKDASPSHPELLFVSLALQLISREGNQVPKEKLDIDEAVASKTDPYLRAISSLIATGDWTIIANQASLPLADRAYVAFRNFTDDQLTTWLREQVSRAVKEGDIEAICLTGITDTMVDIFARYVEKFNDFQTATLVMSICAPRYIDDIRCRAWRNAYRAYLQRHRFFFQRTKFEVESTKRSKRDGVPALKPPVSPGRPPLRLLRRQHVSRQPPWCGSHGPLVYHGDAQSHARNEHQLRRELSQLRKTPSSVHSLL, encoded by the exons ATGGATCGCCCTGAGCCGGGGCTCGTCAAGTGGTCTCCCAAGGCCTCTGTGGACAGTTTTGTGCACATTAATTTGCAGCATCGGGTTGTTCAGCTCTATGAACCCACTGGCCACGCGCGCGGGGGAAGGTTTGATTATGCCAAGGTCAGCAGGCACGATGATTTTCCTCCCCTCACGACGTATGACTGGTCTCCGGAGAATCCAAGTCTGCTAGCTGTTGGTACGGGAGCTGGTATAATAAACCTCTTGAGAATCGACGACAGCTCCAATGCCTACATCGAGCTCGGTCTTAAAATGTCACGCACTTGCCAAGCTGTCTCATTCAACACGACTGGGCTGCTGGCAGTAGGCTTGGATCGCGTTCGGATGGACCAGAGTTTACAGGTGTGGGATGTCAACCGCCTATCATCTGTGGTATCTCTTGGCAGCAAGGGATTTCCTAGTAATTGGGGCAGCCTTTCAGAACCCAAGAGAGCTGAGCCTAGCGTATCTGTTTCCAGCATCAAGTTCTTTGAGGATAGCCCCAATGTGCTGGTAGTTGGTATTAAGGGTCAAGGTGTCAGGATACATGACCTTCGTG ATCCAAATGCCACTCTCACTTTTCACACAAAGTGCAATAACAATTTGGCAATTGATTATGCCGATCAAAATTACTTTGCGTCATCAGCTCTTGATCATCCAGGAGTCATGATATGGGATCGAAGAGCAACCTCTCGGCCTGTCGCCTCTCACGTATATGCCCAAGCTGTGGAGGAGGATGAATTACCCTGGGGCGGAGCCTTACGCCTTGATACAGTTGTTGATACAGACTCCGACTCAGCGGCTGAAGAGAAGCACTCGCTCATTCGCTCTCTTCGCTACTGCCGAGACCGTCGTGGTCTATTAGCCGTGTTATCCCGTAACGGACAGCTCAAGGTCCTGGAAACGAACAAGGAACTTCCATCATCAGATGTTGTATCACATGAAGGCCCTGAACTTCTCAAGGTGCAGAAATCGCACGAGATGGACGTCTCTTACCGCGATAACTCTAGGAAGAATGACCGGATTGTCTCATTCGACTGGGTTACGTTGGGCTCAACTGCTCTGCGGCCTAGACTTCTGGTGCTACGCGCAAACGGCGGGTTTGATATCCTAGAACAGCCGTCTAATACAGCTGATCACATCTTCAAACTTGTGCCTTGGCAATCCCCTCATCGTGGCCTCGAAG AGAATACTCCATATCAAGATTTAATGCATTTCGAAACTGCACAGGCTCCAAAAATGCTTGCTCCCATTATCATTGAAGATAGTTTATCTGAGGTTTCAGTCTTTGGGCCGGATAAAGTGAATATCGAGGCAAGCATTGACAAAGCCCTCGATCCGAAAACGCCGATATCGGTTACCGTTGAAGTCATTGATGAGATCACTTCACCCTTGCCGGAATCCTTCCATAAAGCTGAAACGATCGCAGAGAAGCTTCGCATTTTACGCAACTATGTGCGCGAGGAAACCGCCATTCCTGGCTCGCCTGACGAAGGCAGACCACATGCCAAAGACGTGAAGCGGCTAATAAATAGCAAACCTGGCTCCGCCTCAATTAGTTCTAATGGCATTGGCTCTTGTAGCGAAATCCATGAGGCACTTCTCGGCACTCTTGCATCCTCATCGGGACTCCCAAGAGAGGCGCAATGTGTAGTCGACCATGTCAAGTTATTACgcgcaaaagagaaataCTTGTTCGATGCTGTCACCAATAGAAATGTGACATCTGATGATCCCTGGAAACGTTTTGTTTGGGATTGGATCGGTG ATGCGGAACGAGCTGCGGATGATAGCGGCATGGTGTTCTCTCACATGGATCTTAGCTACTTGGGCGTGCATGCGATTTGGACCAACAACTTGG GCCGAACTCCAGGCACTCGCTTGTCTGCTGGCGCCCCTGTCCCCGATGCAAATCAGTGGGAACGCTACATTGGCTCGTACTGTAAGAAGAACCAGCTACCTAGGTTCGATGGTGTTGTGACAAAGAAgcctcaccaccgccagctATGTCTTGAAATATGCAGTTGGGGAGATTCCCAGAATCATGAGCCCGGCGGCTTAGATCGAGAGGCAGATCCCGAGTACCCAGCTGGCATTCATACAATGGCAGCATCTCGGGCTTTGTTCAGAGGCGACACACAGCTCGCCGTTGACATATTGAAAGATGCTAGCCCGTCGCATCCAGAGCTGCTCTTTGTTTCACTGGCTTTGCAGCTCATAAGCCGAGAAGGCAATCAAGTTCCCAAAGAGAAGCTAGATATCGATGAAGCAGTTGCATCAAAGACAGATCCGTACCTCCGGGCGATATCATCCCTGATAGCTACGGGGGATTGGACTATCATCGCTAACCAGGCCTCCCTGCCTCTCGCAGACAGAGCGTACGTTGCGTTCCGTAACTTTACGGACGACCAACTCACCACATGGCTCCGCGAACAAGTCTCTCGGGCTGTGAAAGAGGGAGATATCGAGGCCATCTGCCTTACTGGCATCACAGATACCATGGTTGACATATTTGCACGCTACGTCGAAAAGTTCAACGACTTCCAGACTGCCACGCTGGTCATGTCCATCTGCGCTCCACGATACATTGACGATATCCGCTGCCGAGCATGGCGCAACGCCTACCGCGCCTATCTCCAACGCcaccgcttcttcttccagcgaACAAAGTTTGAGGTCGAGTCCACGAAGCGTTCCAAGCGCGATGGAGTCCCCGCGCTGAAGCCCCCCGTCTCGCCAGGTCGCCCTCCGCTGCGTCTACTGCGACGCCAGCACGTCTCTCGCCAACCACCATGGTGCGGCTCCCATGGTCCCCTCGTCTACCATGGAGACGCGCAATCCCATGCTCGCAACGAGCATCAACTCCGGCGTGAGCTGTCCCAACTGCGGAAGACACCTTCCTCGGTGCATTCTCTGCTATGA
- a CDS encoding uncharacterized protein (EggNog:ENOG41~BUSCO:EOG092D4CNZ) yields MGTKREYDEVESQGADGSHGASEKRHKSYIGRKRLAQEDSGAKKRIRAIERSLRRNQDMPVNVRIDLERELASQKQIVADQEYKRKRSTMISKYHMVRFFERKKASRLVKQLKRKLEQESDSSEADKIRHDLHVAEVDEAYTLYFPHLETYVGLYSSTAKKTDEEETEEGKVAAAKAALEAERPPMWSVIEKALADGIPALEQLRDRRSPDDNGEVDDTQPPIRPPSNTPAPRHNNASRANNGAPRKKQEQPQRSAKAPEPASSHGDKEQHPDLNRRERRKLMREALAAATNDEDDENGDGGFFEGL; encoded by the exons ATGGGAACCAAGCGCGAGTACGACGAGGTCGAGTCGCAAGGCGCAgatggcagccatggagCGTCTGAAAAGAGGCACAAGTCCTACATTGGCCGAAAACGCCTGGCGCAGGAAGACTCCGGAGCCAAGAAGCGAATTCGAGCGATTGAAAGAAGTCTAAGACGAAATCAAGACATGCCGGTCAATGTGCGAATTGATTTGGAGCGCGAACTGGCGTCGCAGAAGCAAATCGTTGCAGACCAGGAATACAAGAGGAAGCGAAGCACAATGATATCTAAATATCACATGGTGCGGTTTTTCG AACGCAAGAAGGCTTCGAGATTAGTGAAGCAACTGAAACGAAAACTGGAGCAAGAATCGGACTCAAGCGAGGCAGACAAGATACGGCACGACCTTCATGTAGCTGAAGTCGACGAAGCATATACTCTTTACTTCCCCCATCTCGAAACATACGTCGGCCTATATAGCTCTACCGCTAAGAAAacggacgaggaggagaccGAGGAAGGCAAAGTCGCGGCTGCGAAGGCGGCTCTGGAGGCAGAGAGACCGCCAATGTGGTCGGTAATTGAGAAGGCCTTGGCCGACGGGATTCCTGCATTAGAACAACTGCGGGACCGCCGGTCGCCAGACGATAACGGGGAGGTTGATGATACACAGCCTCCCATCAGGCCGCCTTCAAACACTCCCGCACCACGACACAACAATGCCTCCCGGGCCAACAACGGCGCCCCTCGAAAGAAGCAAGAACAGCCGCAGCGATCGGCTAAGGCCCCGGAGCCAGCATCCAGCCACGGCGACAAGGAACAGCACCCGGATCTCAACCgcagagagaggagaaagctAATGCGAGAGGCCCTCGCGGCGGCCAccaatgacgaggatgacgagaatggcgacggcggcttTTTCGAGGGCCTCTAA
- a CDS encoding uncharacterized protein (EggNog:ENOG41) — protein sequence MCWQPFSPIYTAVRPFASALHQLGFCASIYRAPSSSRIRAHIHNCVLLPATSPHPLYLSHFSSRSHLASTPFTQQSTDGTDPAMDNDNDASVMPVPWGRLKAWIEAQEQAEESGFNSDPPSKAQVAALSHVVDFLDGPEPTAEMIGKLDYVSELMQLAQNKQVAPPKFEELTPIDVPVDGVFSKRFRTVCYLPAANNKQFPCLGHGLYDGGQAPLWKSKKLSKQYAAKCAYKYWKAHSGASTSSNGGVRLASNSNGNNNARVRSNSSAKARAPSGSAPGTSPSSSTGDLTTVEDTDFYDSETLPSLLDQVKRETAYLKLGYPNFEIWADEESPGAFAGKPVFRNNSTIPADMGHVKGALTRALAKELMAEAVLKFCQTYRKRKEGLVNTWRE from the exons ATGTGCTGGCAGCCCTTCTCTCCCATATATACTGCTGTTCGTCCGTTTGCGTCTGCCCTCCACCAGCTTGGATTCTGCGCCAGCATCTACAGAGCTCCGAGTTCCAGCCGCATACGCGCCCACATACATAACTGTGTATTACTTCCAGCTACATCTCCTCATCCCCTCTATTTATCCCACTTCTCATCTCGCTCGCATCTTGCCTCAACTCCCTTCACCCAGCAGTCCACAGACGGTACGGACCCCGCCATGGACAACGACAATGATGCCAGCGTCATGCCAGTGCCGTGGGGTCGCCTCAAGGCCTGGATCGAAGCCCAAGAACAGGCAGAGGAGAGCGGCTTCAACTCCGATCCGCCATCAAAGGCGCAGGTCGCGGCGCTCTCTCACGTTGTCGACTTCTTGGACGGGCCGGAGCCGACTGCCGAGATGATTGGCAAGCTCGACTATGTGAGCGAGCTAATGC AGCTCGCCCAGAACAAACAGGTTGCTCCTCCAAAGTTCGAAGAATTGACGCCCATAGACGTCCCCGTTGACGGCGTCTTCTCGAAACGATTCAGAACAGTCTGTTACCTTCCTGCTGCTAATAACAAGCAATTTCCCTGCTTGGGCCACGGACTCTACGACGGCGGACAAGCTCCGCTGTGGAAGTCGAAGAAG CTATCCAAACAGTACGCAGCCAAATGCGCATACAAGTATTGGAAAGCTCATTCTGGAGCTTCTACTTCCAGCAATGGCGGTGTCCGCTTGGCAAGTAACAGCAATGGCAATAACAATGCCCGCGTCCGTTCCAACTCGTCTGCAAAAGCTCGGGCACCCTCTGGCAGCGCCCCTGGTACATCACCGTCATCAAGCACTGGCGACCTCACGACTGTCGAGGACACAGACTTCTACGACAGTGAAACACTCCCATCCCTTCTGGACCAAGTCAAACGAGAAACAGCCTATTTGAAGCTCGGCTATCCCAACTTTGAGATTTGGGCTGACGAGGAGAGCCCGGGGGCGTTTGCTGGGAAGCCCGTTTTTAGGAACAACAGCACCATCCCGGCGGACATGGGCCATGTCAAAGGCGCTCTCACAAGGGCCCTGGCGAAGGAGCTCATGGCTGAAGCGGTACTGAAATTCTGTCAAACTTACCGGAAACGAAAGGAGGGCCTTGTGAATACTTGGCGTGAGTAG
- a CDS encoding uncharacterized protein (EggNog:ENOG41), giving the protein MTETASFTTARYGQAASTAASLPGKSLAGSSAASITGPSSNLHSHRQSHNSSKLPSFRFADIKSGSAASSHSQPLPPVAKSSLGLSSRQLAPPVASSVSAASQSDVAPRDRLKTRSDPVSTKILASSAAARNRQAPPASEKLASPPRPNLRPRASYQTTIKPPAVEQIRRVRRPLSYPDSLASEASQSAKTTTGVARSSSLRQSTRRLPASSRSSNANGAVTPEGPRTSLSARYPTIDEAISPTTRPSDPKPTTRERTQTQRDLPASKPLPSAGLSDENQDQSQQRPPVSYKPLVNNATAGQPTPSIASRLPPTRGIRSSGSRKSSTDDDMSYSSRGYDAEDRYIDSTDDHTLRASDGDFFEQRSPPGSRHGANGGDDTGDVFLKIASEEAARSSETNTANDRPITYKISRTSSQRPLSHAATSYYPISPPSVSRRLSDQQDRERRRSVRYEDELTSEVARSSAYRSSQLRDKATSSRPSEDSSSRASSSGLRPSLMTPRSAGYQDQAAENSFYNRRKSSVVDSASSSSARSPTHKATVLVQSHTKAYNPSPLNRSFEMQDEDDEPDAVWDELDDLKSRIHRLELTGKLPPTSAAALIKSSEDRPPTATTTVTTMSVSPRKSAAGQQTDAGSSTSSHGREAHSNLHSALGKIKTILSPDVYRALETAANDALALSSMMGTPGQPGPISGSVSVVSGGGGPAITDRQLRRRTDSVCRSLTELCIALGEDSARPTVTVPQVVTTQLSSTRSPSSHPEPPKTPTMMNSKTYSVSRRSSVVPEQATQIISSPRATSKYEERRSMMLNGNPLTSPRASASTPATPHDAMSAARRASLVISRARRAVTEEAEDGRKSTALLRSRRLAGDESDEGGRRTSFLVRNRRGTVGEEDEGARFRAPSRAITEVNGTRGSTREYPYVSDAPTLLPEVNTPQAPSALSRRRLLTSGLQPSRLTVPSTSATPTTRRFLERSLPEGVETGPERPSENRLSRHLSVQHGSSNHTSTYQSLQNRTSSLQIRRTNRDNLAIPASSTTASNGLR; this is encoded by the exons ATGACAGAGACTGCTAGTTTCACTACGGCTCGCTACGGCCAGGCGGCTTCCACTGCCGCCAGCCTCCCAGGCAAATCACTCGCAGGTTCATCCGCAGCGAGCATCACCGGCCCCTCGTCCAACCTGCACTCGCACCGCCAGAGCCACAATTCCTCCAAGCTGCCGTCCTTCCGCTTCGCCGACATCAAGAGCGGATCGGCCGCCTCGTCGCATTCGCAGCCCCTGCCGCCCGTCGCGAAATCGTCGCTGGGCCTCTCCTCTCGACAGCTCGCGCCCCCTGTGGCCTCGAGCGTCTCAGCCGCCTCGCAGTCAGACGTCGCCCCCAGAGACAGGCTCAAGACGCGATCGGACCCGGTTTCGACAAAGATCTTGGCCTCGTCTGCAGCTGCGCGCAATCGCCAGGCGCCGCCCGCGTCCGAAAAGCTAGCATCGCCGCCGCGTCCGAACCTGCGCCCTCGAGCATCGTACCAAACCACCATCAAGCCACCGGCCGTCGAGCAGATCCGCAGAGTCAGGCGCCCCTTGTCGTATCCCGATTCCCTGGCCAGCGAGGCTTCGCAGTCTGCAAAAACAACCACCGGCGTCGCGCGCTCATCCTCCCTGAGGCAGTCCACTCGCCGGCTGCCAGCGTCATCTCGCAGCTCCAACGCCAACGGCGCAGTGACGCCCGAGGGTCCGCGCACTTCACTCAGCGCACGCTACCCAACCAtcgacgaggccatctcTCCCACCACGCGACCATCGGATCCCAAACCGACCACCAGGGAGCGAACGCAAACGCAGCGGGATCTGCCAGCCTCCAAACCGCTGCCCTCCGCGGGTCTTTCAGATGAAAATCAAGACCAGTCGCAGCAGCGTCCACCTGTTTCTTATAAGCCCCTGGTAAACAACGCCACTGCCGGACAGCCAACGCCCTCGATCGCTTCTCGGTTACCGCCCACTCGGGGCATCCGATCGTCGGGCTCTCGCAAGAGCTCcaccgacgacgacatgaGTTACAGCTCTCGTGGCTACGATGCGGAAGACCGATACATCGACTCAACCGACGACCACACCCTTCGCGCCTCGGACGGCGATTTCTTCGAACAACGGAGCCCCCCGGGTTCTAGGCACGGTGCcaacggcggcgatgatACGGGCGATGTCTTTCTTAAAATTGCTTCTGAAGAGGCAGCTCGAAGTTCAGAAACTAACACCGCCAACGATAGACCTATTACG TACAAAATTAGCCGTACCTCTAGTCAGCGCCCACTTTCACATGCCGCTACCTCTTATTACCCCATTTCCCCGCCTTCCGTGAGCCGCAGGCTCTCTGATCAACAGGATCGGGAACGTCGTCGATCTGTCAGATACGAAGATGAATTAACAAGCGAAGTGGCACGGAGCAGCGCTTatcgcagcagccagctGAGAGACAAGGCCACGTCCTCTCGTCCCTCTGAAGACAGCTCCTCTAGAGCCAGCAGTTCGGGCCTTCGTCCTTCGCTCATGACACCCCGGTCTGCGGGTTATCAAGATCAGGCTGCGGAGAACTCGTTTTATAATAGAAGAAAGTCTTCTGTTGTTGATTCAGCttcctccagctcggcaCGCTCACCGACACATAAAGCCACTGTGCTTGTTCAAAGCCACACCAAGGCCTATAACCCATCACCTTTAAACCGGTCTTTTGAGATgcaggatgaggatgatgagcctGATGCTG TCTGggacgagctggacgatCTGAAATCGCGAATCCATCGTCTCGAATTGACTGGAAAGCTACCACCTACCTCTGCAGCCGCGCTGATCAAATCTTCAGAAGACAGGCCACCAACAGCTACAACGACGGTCACTACCATGTCGGTCTCTCCCAGAAAATCGGCAGCCGGCCAACAGACAGATGCCGGCAGCTCTACTTCGTCGCATGGACGAGAGGCGCACTCGAACTTGCATTCAGCACTCGGTAAAATCAAGACAATTCTCAGTCCAGACGTGTACCGCGCGCTTGAAACAGCTGCGAACGATGCTCTTGCCTTATCCTCCATGATGGGTACGCCTGGTCAGCCTGGCCCCATATCAGGCTCTGTCAGCGTAgtcagcggcggcggcggaccTGCAATTACAGATCGTCAGCTTCGCCGCAGGACGGACAGCGTCTGTCGTAGCCTGACAGAACTCTGCATCGCCCTCGGCGAAGACTCGGCAAGGCCTACAGTGACTGTTCCGCAGGTGGTAACTACACAGCTGAGCTCAACCCGGAGCCCCAGTTCGCACCCGGAGCCCCCAAAGACTCCAACCATGATGAACAGCAAGACCTATTCGGTTTCTCGTCGCTCCAGCGTCGTGCCTGAACAAGCTACGCAAATCATCAGCAGCCCGAGAGCTACATCTAAATATGAAGAGCGACGAAGCATGATGTTGAACGGGAACCCTCTGACTAGTCCTCGGGCCTCTGCGTCTACTCCTGCGACTCCTCACGATGCAATGTCGGCTGCTCGTCGAGCCTCCCTTGTCATATCGCGCGCCCGTCGAGCGGTGACAGAGGAGGCGGAAGACGGCAGGAAATCGACTGCTCTCTTGCGGAGTCGACGACTAGCGGGTGATGAATCTGATGAGGGCGGTCGAAGAACCTCATTTCTCGTCCGTAACCGTCGAGGTACTGTCggtgaggaagatgaaggggCTAGATTCAGAGCTCCATCCCGCGCCATCACCGAGGTGAATGGGACTCGAGGAAGCACCAGAGAATATCCCTATGTTTCCGATGCTCCAACCCTGCTGCCCGAGGTCAACACTCCACAGGCTCCATCAGCCCTTAGCCGACGACGATTATTGACTTCCGGCCTGCAACCATCTCGTCTAACTGTTCCGTCTACTTCCGCCACGCCTACAACCAGGAGATTCTTGGAGAGATCGCTGCCTGAAGGCGTCGAGACTGGCCCTGAGAGGCCTAGTGAAAACCGTCTCTCACGGCATCTATCCGTTCAACATGGCTCATCTAACCATACCTCCACCTACCAGTCCTTGCAGAATCGAACCAGCAGTCTGCAAATCCGTCGGACGAATCGGGATAACTTGGCTATCCCGGCCTCCTCGACAACCGCCTCCAACGGCTTGAGATGA